The proteins below are encoded in one region of Aequorivita iocasae:
- the mutS gene encoding DNA mismatch repair protein MutS — MAKKETPLMKQYNTIKAKYPDALLLFRVGDFYETFGEDAVRAAGILNITLTHRNNGGDRTELAGFPHHSLNTYLPKLVMAGCRVAICDQLEDPKMTKTIVKRGVTELVTPGVAFNDDILQSKSNNFLAAVHFGSKNLGVSFLDVSTGEFLVSEGSAEYVDKLLQNFNPSEVLFSKQKRKLFSETFGNNYHVFHLEDWIFQSDYSFETLTKHFDVKNLKGFGVDHLEEGIIAAGAALHYLSETRHTKLQHISKLARIAEDEYVWMDRFTIRNLELYHSNQQNAVTLLDVIDKTISPMGGRLLKRWMALPLINTEKINRRHEVVSFLLDNPITLEKIQQYTKRIGDLERLISKVATGKVNPREVIQLKNSLEAVVPIKVLALNSKNESLKIIGEQLHDLELLRNKIKETLFEEAPVNILKGNSIAEGFSETLDELRNISANGKEYLDEMLERETKRTGISSLKIASNNVFGYYIEVRNTHKDKVPPEWIRKQTLVSAERYITEELKEYETKILGAEEKILALEQEIFSKLVDWMLQFIGSVQQNAALIAQMDCLCSFATQAKEANYTRPLLDETFDLDIKEGRHPVIEKQLPPDAPYIANDVFLDRENQQVIMITGPNMSGKSAILRQTALIVLLAQMGSFVPASAVRMGCVDKIFTRVGASDNISMGESTFMVEMNETASILNNLSERSLILLDEIGRGTSTYDGISIAWAISEYLHEHPSKAKTLFATHYHELNEMTETFPRIKNYNVSVKELKDNVLFLRKLVPGGSHHSFGIHVAKMAGMPQAVLQRANKILKRLEKSHASEELTEEMKAVSKEEMQLSFFKLDDPLLEELREEILEIDIDTLTPVEALMKLNEIRRMLQRNASVKLKK; from the coding sequence ATGGCGAAGAAGGAAACCCCGTTAATGAAGCAGTACAATACTATAAAAGCTAAGTATCCCGATGCTTTGCTGCTGTTCCGTGTGGGTGATTTTTACGAAACTTTTGGAGAAGATGCCGTGCGTGCGGCGGGAATTTTAAATATTACGCTCACACATCGTAACAACGGTGGCGATAGGACTGAGCTTGCCGGTTTCCCGCACCATTCCTTGAATACCTATTTGCCAAAACTGGTTATGGCGGGTTGCCGGGTTGCTATTTGCGACCAATTGGAAGATCCAAAAATGACCAAAACAATCGTAAAGCGTGGCGTTACGGAACTGGTTACACCTGGGGTTGCTTTTAATGATGATATCTTGCAATCAAAATCGAACAATTTTTTGGCTGCTGTACACTTTGGGTCGAAGAATTTAGGTGTTTCTTTTTTGGATGTTTCCACGGGCGAGTTTTTGGTTTCGGAAGGTTCAGCGGAATATGTTGATAAATTGCTTCAGAATTTTAACCCTTCCGAAGTGCTTTTTTCAAAACAGAAACGAAAACTTTTTTCTGAAACTTTTGGAAATAATTATCACGTTTTCCATCTCGAAGATTGGATTTTCCAAAGCGATTATTCGTTTGAAACGCTTACAAAACATTTCGACGTTAAAAATTTAAAAGGTTTTGGCGTAGATCATTTGGAAGAAGGCATAATCGCTGCAGGCGCTGCACTTCATTATTTAAGTGAAACACGCCACACAAAATTGCAACATATTTCGAAATTGGCGCGTATTGCGGAAGATGAATACGTGTGGATGGACCGTTTTACCATCCGCAATTTGGAACTGTACCATTCCAATCAGCAGAACGCGGTTACGCTTTTGGATGTCATTGATAAAACCATTTCGCCTATGGGCGGGCGGCTTTTGAAGCGGTGGATGGCGCTTCCTTTGATAAATACCGAAAAAATAAACCGCCGTCACGAAGTTGTAAGCTTTTTGCTCGACAACCCGATTACTCTAGAAAAAATCCAACAATACACCAAACGCATCGGCGATTTGGAACGATTGATTTCAAAAGTGGCAACGGGCAAAGTGAATCCGCGAGAGGTTATCCAACTTAAAAATTCTTTGGAAGCAGTTGTTCCCATAAAAGTTTTGGCGCTGAATTCCAAAAACGAATCGTTGAAAATTATTGGCGAACAATTGCACGATTTGGAATTGCTTCGTAATAAAATAAAGGAAACACTTTTTGAGGAAGCTCCGGTAAATATTCTGAAAGGAAATTCAATCGCCGAGGGTTTTTCAGAAACTCTGGACGAATTGCGGAATATTTCAGCAAACGGAAAGGAATATCTTGATGAAATGCTTGAACGCGAAACCAAGCGCACCGGGATTTCTTCACTTAAAATAGCTTCTAACAATGTTTTTGGATATTACATAGAAGTTCGAAACACCCACAAGGACAAAGTTCCGCCGGAATGGATCCGTAAACAAACATTGGTTAGCGCCGAAAGATATATTACCGAAGAATTAAAAGAGTACGAAACAAAAATCCTTGGCGCCGAGGAAAAGATTCTCGCTTTGGAGCAGGAAATTTTTTCAAAATTGGTGGATTGGATGCTTCAGTTTATAGGTTCGGTGCAGCAAAATGCGGCATTGATTGCGCAAATGGATTGTCTTTGTTCTTTCGCAACGCAAGCGAAAGAAGCAAATTACACGCGCCCGCTTTTAGACGAAACTTTTGATTTGGATATAAAAGAAGGGCGCCATCCGGTAATTGAGAAACAACTTCCGCCAGACGCACCTTATATTGCGAACGATGTTTTCCTTGACCGCGAAAACCAGCAAGTTATTATGATAACCGGGCCGAATATGAGCGGGAAATCTGCTATTCTTCGGCAAACGGCCCTGATTGTTCTATTGGCGCAGATGGGAAGTTTTGTTCCGGCTTCGGCAGTGCGAATGGGTTGTGTGGACAAGATTTTTACCCGAGTAGGCGCAAGCGATAATATTTCGATGGGCGAATCTACTTTTATGGTGGAGATGAACGAGACGGCGAGTATTCTGAACAATCTTTCGGAGCGGAGTTTGATTCTTTTGGATGAAATTGGCCGGGGAACAAGCACGTACGATGGAATTTCCATTGCGTGGGCAATTAGCGAATATCTTCACGAGCACCCTTCCAAAGCAAAAACGTTGTTTGCGACCCATTATCACGAGTTGAACGAAATGACGGAAACTTTTCCGCGGATAAAAAATTACAATGTTTCGGTTAAGGAATTGAAGGATAATGTTCTTTTTCTTCGGAAATTGGTTCCCGGAGGAAGCCACCACAGTTTTGGAATTCACGTTGCAAAAATGGCGGGAATGCCGCAAGCCGTTCTTCAACGCGCAAATAAAATTTTGAAAAGACTCGAAAAAAGCCACGCTTCCGAAGAACTGACCGAAGAAATGAAGGCTGTTTCCAAAGAAGAAATGCAATTGAGCTTTTTTAAACTGGACGATCCATTGCTGGAAGAACTTCGTGAGGAAATATTAGAGATTGATATAGATACACTTACACCTGTGGAGGCCTTAATGAAATTGAACGAAATTAGGCGGATGTTACAGCGGAATGCTTCGGTTAAATTGAAAAAGTAA
- a CDS encoding RNA methyltransferase, producing MKNRKLKNSELDRINPEEYKASEKTPLIIILDNIRSLNNIGSVFRTADAFLVKKIYLCGITAKPPHKDIQKTALGATESVDWEYAENTLDVVSKLKQEGIFVASIEQAELSVNLNDFSVQNNLTYAVVFGNEVKGVQQKVVSASDAVIEIPQFGTKHSLNISVSVGVVVWDLFTKLKNNSL from the coding sequence ATGAAAAATCGAAAACTGAAAAACAGCGAATTGGACCGTATAAACCCCGAAGAATACAAAGCTTCGGAAAAAACGCCCCTTATAATCATCCTCGATAATATTCGCAGTTTAAATAACATCGGTTCTGTTTTTCGCACTGCGGATGCTTTTTTGGTAAAGAAAATCTATCTCTGCGGCATTACCGCAAAACCACCGCACAAAGACATCCAAAAAACCGCTCTTGGCGCAACGGAAAGCGTGGATTGGGAATATGCTGAAAACACACTCGATGTAGTTTCAAAACTAAAGCAGGAAGGTATTTTTGTAGCTTCTATTGAACAGGCGGAGCTTTCCGTAAATTTGAATGATTTTTCAGTTCAAAATAATTTAACCTATGCAGTTGTTTTTGGAAACGAAGTGAAGGGAGTTCAACAAAAAGTAGTCAGTGCAAGCGATGCCGTGATTGAAATTCCACAGTTTGGGACGAAGCATTCACTTAATATTTCGGTAAGCGTGGGGGTGGTGGTTTGGGATCTTTTCACAAAACTGAAAAATAATAGCCTCTAA
- a CDS encoding geranylgeranylglycerol-phosphate geranylgeranyltransferase, with translation MLNRKQKLFLLKFFSLFSVVRGYNILIIVIAQYLTSIYILASDLPVRQVLFDVNLLMLVLASSSAIAGGYIINSFYDSEKDLINRPRKTMLDKLVSQRTKLSAYFVLNFLSVIFASYVSFRAVLFFSIYIFFLWLYSHKLKKYPFIGNITAAIMAVVPFFAIFVHYANFDVVIFVHATFLFLLISMRELVKDLENLKGDLTHGYKTIPVVYGEKTSKRMLTVLSMLTLAPIILLITKFKEEIGYMDYYFYASIVGLAVFLAVLWYSKNKIHYMVLHNILKFAIVIGVFSIVLIDVDLLLSRFS, from the coding sequence ATGCTGAACCGAAAACAAAAACTCTTCCTGCTAAAGTTTTTCAGCTTGTTTTCTGTGGTTCGCGGCTATAACATTCTAATTATTGTTATTGCACAATACCTTACTAGTATTTATATTTTAGCGTCTGATTTGCCTGTGAGGCAGGTTTTGTTTGATGTAAATTTATTGATGCTCGTTTTGGCATCTTCTTCAGCAATTGCCGGCGGATACATTATAAACAGTTTTTATGACAGCGAAAAGGATTTAATAAACCGTCCGCGTAAAACCATGCTGGACAAACTTGTGAGCCAGCGCACCAAGCTTTCGGCGTATTTTGTGCTCAACTTTTTATCGGTCATCTTTGCAAGTTATGTTTCCTTTAGAGCAGTGTTATTCTTCTCAATTTATATATTTTTCCTTTGGTTGTATTCCCATAAGCTTAAAAAATATCCATTCATTGGTAATATTACTGCGGCCATTATGGCTGTAGTTCCCTTCTTTGCAATATTTGTGCATTATGCAAATTTTGACGTGGTTATTTTCGTTCATGCTACCTTTTTGTTTTTGCTTATTTCTATGCGCGAATTGGTAAAGGACCTCGAAAACCTAAAAGGCGATTTAACACATGGCTATAAAACTATTCCCGTGGTTTATGGTGAAAAGACTTCAAAAAGAATGTTGACTGTGCTGAGTATGTTAACGCTTGCGCCCATCATTTTGCTCATCACAAAATTTAAGGAAGAAATAGGCTATATGGACTACTATTTTTATGCAAGTATCGTCGGCCTAGCTGTGTTTCTCGCGGTTTTGTGGTATTCAAAAAACAAAATACATTATATGGTGTTGCACAATATTTTGAAGTTTGCCATCGTCATCGGAGTTTTTAGTATTGTGTTAATAGATGTAGATTTACTGTTAAGCCGTTTTTCCTAG
- a CDS encoding mevalonate kinase family protein: protein MRGPLFYSKILLFGEYGIIKDSKGLSIPYNFYNGALKIDKHHTVSTHKSNASLKRFAEYLETLQKEDPNLVTFDMESLKKDVEAGLYFDSSIPQGYGVGSSGALVAAIYDKYANNKITVLENLTREKLLSLKAIFAEMESFFHGKSSGLDPLNSYLSLPILINSKDNIEPAGIPSQTENGKGAVFLLDSGSTGETAPMVQIFMENMKQEGFRNMLKDQFVKHTDACVDDFLKGDVKSLFGNIKQLSKVVLDNFKPMIPAQFHKLWKKGIDSNAYYLKLCGSGGGGYMLGFTENIDEARKALKDYNLEVVYSF from the coding sequence ATGCGCGGCCCCCTCTTTTACTCAAAAATTTTACTTTTCGGTGAATATGGAATCATTAAAGATTCCAAAGGATTATCAATTCCGTACAATTTTTACAATGGTGCGCTAAAAATTGATAAACACCACACTGTTTCTACCCACAAATCAAATGCGAGTTTAAAACGCTTTGCTGAATATTTGGAAACGCTTCAAAAGGAAGACCCAAACTTGGTTACCTTTGATATGGAATCCTTAAAAAAGGATGTTGAAGCCGGATTGTATTTTGACAGTAGTATTCCCCAAGGGTACGGAGTGGGTAGCAGTGGCGCTTTGGTGGCGGCTATTTATGATAAATATGCCAATAATAAGATTACCGTGCTTGAAAACTTAACACGGGAAAAGTTACTTTCCTTAAAAGCTATTTTTGCCGAAATGGAATCTTTTTTCCACGGAAAATCTTCAGGTCTAGACCCTTTGAATAGTTATTTGAGCCTTCCCATTTTGATCAATTCCAAGGATAATATTGAGCCGGCTGGAATACCTTCACAAACTGAAAATGGAAAGGGTGCCGTGTTTTTATTGGACAGCGGCAGTACTGGCGAAACCGCGCCGATGGTCCAGATTTTTATGGAAAATATGAAACAGGAAGGTTTTCGCAATATGCTGAAAGACCAATTTGTAAAACATACCGATGCCTGTGTTGATGATTTTTTAAAAGGTGACGTAAAGTCACTTTTTGGAAACATCAAGCAACTCTCAAAAGTAGTGCTCGATAATTTTAAACCTATGATTCCCGCACAATTTCACAAACTGTGGAAGAAGGGAATAGATAGCAATGCATACTACCTAAAATTATGCGGTTCAGGCGGTGGTGGCTATATGCTTGGCTTCACCGAGAATATTGACGAAGCGCGCAAAGCATTGAAAGATTATAATCTGGAAGTGGTTTATAGTTTTTAG